The Populus alba chromosome 6, ASM523922v2, whole genome shotgun sequence genomic interval gaaagagaataaaaaggaaGTATCTTTGTGTCTTttaagagagagcaagagcatggttggtaatgaaataatgagttttggTGATTTCTTGTAAGAATAGCCGCCAAAAACGCCAAAGCAAGCGGGCCCCATTTTGTAGGACCCAGCTTTTTAAGCCCTtaattacttattatttttacgCAACAAGCACTCCTCCTCCTCCCAATATTAATTAGTTATACACTAATTTTGCCATTAAATTTCCATATTTAAGGAGCATTTTTTTCACTTCAGAAATTTTGCATTGAAAGCTCATGTCAAGCTGCATAGGTGGACAACCCACCATGCCATATGTATGACATATGGCATGGTGGGTTGTCCACCTATGCAGCTTGACATGAGCTTTCAATGCAAAATTTCTGAGGTTTCACATTGTATGGTATGACCATGTAGGAGatgttgaatttttgttttttttatatatagaatgaAACCTGAAGACTTCTATTTGGAATTTGGAATTTGGAGTACTaactcatttattttgtttcttttattacaAACAACAGAAAAGAACATCATATATCACTGTCAAAATGCTggttttgatttaaattattatatatattttttaaaataagttgcaGAATCAGAATGTATAAATTGTAATGTTAGTTAAATTCTTATAAGAATATGGCACAATACCCTTTACTATAAAATAACCTTTcattctcagtttttttttttgttattatttgtaattaattttttttatttcattatttaatattacattgattcagaattgaattttataatttattttaattttttttattgaggttATTATGGTTTAATGATCCGAATTGTAAATTTAACAGGTTAATACATTGTATCAATCCAATATATCatcgttttaatattaaaaaatatgtgtcTAATATGTTAtcgttttaataattaaaaacaatattatctaATATGcatcaaatttattataaatttgaattgaaggatagaattgaaaaccaataaatcTTTTATGAAAGAGCCAAGAAAAAaagtggaaataaaaaaaataaggaccaaattggagaatataatatattataaattgggattgaaggatgaaattgaaaataaataaaacttctacaaaaaagccaaaaccaaaaattaaaaataaaaaataataataactaaagtTGAAATACTGACAACAAGAAAGGTCAAACTATATTTCGTATGaggatgagagagaaaagaaaaaaatagcctaacaaaaacaaatcaaatcacctttgtcgaaaaaaaaaaaggatttgatGTCGTTTTCAATGACAATACAAAAAGTGCATTTTGGACACTCGAAGACATCATACGTTCCCCTCAAAGTATGTTGACATCTTCTACGTGCCTCTGGATGTCATATACTCACTTGtcctttttaggttttttcagtcaaaaaccaaattgtccttcatataaaatgttaataacGAACCAAAACCTTTAGAGAAAGATGAAAAGACACCTTAAGGCTAAGTTTGGTTTTTAacttctaataatattttggtcattttaattattcttttgattattttttatatttttataattgttcaaatataaatttggcCGTCaccttaaattataataatgaaaaaatatcattttgaaagCACTAAATTTCCTTtgatgctaatattaaaatttttgttcttaaaagcATTTGGATCTTTTCATTGTGCTTTTTAAATGAGAAATAACACCATTGcccataataaatttgaaaatgactAATGCTCCCCGTAAAAGACCTTAATATCCTAAAgagttagttatttttttttttggtcggAGGGGCAAATATGTCATTATATTGTTCTGATAAATAGTGCCAATGAGTCTACAACCCCCGTATTTTCCCAACTAGTTTAACTTTTGTTaatattgaatattattttttaaaataaattataaatcactaatatttttttaatcgagTAACTAACTAACTATTCctacataaaaataactataaaaacagACTATGCATCATGTTTTGTAAGAATATAATTAACATTTACTATAAGATCTTGGCATTTCTTTATAGTAATGAATAATGAAAAGCCAAGATTTTTTACACTCTTGTTCTAAAAAAggacttttatattttattccttaaacttttatggatttttttatattttaaacttagtttttttttaaaaaaaaaaacaaattatcctATAACATTAGGTTTATTAGGTATTAGACTTTTACAGTGAAATGTCAAGGTCTTTTAcactttagttttaaaaaaagacgTTTACATTTTGGAGCATAAATTTtcttaagacttttttttttaaaattttaaacttggtttttttttttttaattttatcatttgatattgagtttattagatattaaactttataatttattttaattttctttctatgtaGTTATCTCGATTTTATAACTTAGATCGCGACTTTTGCAAATTAGTTGTGTTgactcaaatcttttttttttattatttttttcttaacttaatAATTCAAGATTAGATTTGTTGCAAATTGAACTTCATAGCTTTTTTTGGGTTTGCTTTTTATGGGATCATTATGGTCTCACGACGCAAGTCGTGAGTTTTACAAGTTAGTCAAGTtgagttaggtttttttgtcatttttaattgaatatatatatattttttcttaactttattatttaaaaatgtgttgATTGAGGATTATAATTTGATGTTATAACTAGTGTAAAATATGTtataattagtttaaaatatttaaaactaattaaagtttttttttaattatagtaataaccaaaaattcatgataaaaaaatatctaaaaaaaataaaataacggTTGATAACAAGGcctttaaaaactttttatggGCCAAGTGCGTCAGAATCAAATGGGTTCTTTATTTGATCCATAAAAACCCTAACATGGATCTTCCTTATTCTTATTTGCTCCACTCTTGAAAACCTGAAACTTTACACTTCTCCAATGGCAGACGAAGCCAACAGAACTGTAAGTCTCATCTCCATCTCTATctatcaaagtttttattttggcATCTGGGTTTCTTCTGTACATGATAAATAGACTGATAAAAACTCATTATAGGATCAAATTGTCAACTTCCTTTTTAAGTATACAACTTGATCTGATTGTTGTTTTATGTTTGGAACAAACTAAACAGGCTTTCTTAGAGCTTCAAGGTCGCATGATTGAGACCACTTCTAAATTCAAGCAggtaatttggattttttttcttttttccccccCTGTGCTTGGTTGAATTTATTGTAGGATAGTTTGGATGCAATTGTATGACATTCTCTTGCTGGATTTGAAAGGGGTTTTCTTTCAACTGCAACTTTACAGTTTAAAAAAGATAACTTGTTACAGTGGATTAGAACTTTAAATTATGACTGGTAGAAAATTTAGCTCAGGATAACATCTCCATGTCCGAACAATATATTCCTAGCTTAGGTGGATGTAGCGCATCAAGTTGCATCGCTCGCACCTGAACTAAATTTAGTATGCTGGTCTATATGTACTATtgcttgttgttttgttgtttccttTGGTGTTTACAGTACATTAGTGATGTTTATATCATCTTGCTTGGTTTAATAGCGAATTCCTTTGTCattcatatttatttgttgaaagattagtTTACACCGGAATAGAGTGAGTTATCTCTTGGCTTTCAGGTCCAGAACCAGATACGAACCAAGGAGGGAGAAAAGAAGCGTGCTTTCTTAACCTTGGAAGAGCTGCGGCAAGTTCCTGATGATACAAATACATACAAATCTATAGGTAAGTTGGCAGACACTTTACTATAGGCATGCATTAGTACATTATGGTCGGGTTTGCTTCTTTAATTACGACTGCAAACCACTTTGTGTGATGTCCTGTCATGCCTTATTTCTATATCAATCATGGGCTGGTTTCTTTGGATTATATGTGCTTTTCTGTATCTGCGGATGAGTTGCTGATTTGATATTTATCTCTTTGTTCTTTTGCAGGGAGAACGTGAGTAATGCATAACTCAAACCGATCAGGCTGAATCATGATTTATTGGCTGTTTGTATAGATGGCTGATTGTTATAAACTCATACTTTGTTTGTCATATGGTGGTCAGGTTTGTTTTGGAGCCAAAGTCAGTATTGATGAGTGAACAGGAGCAGAAACTCAAGGATAGCGAGACTGCAATATCCTCACTACAGGTAAATCTGCCTGCCCCCctcttctctgtctctctcaCGCAGACACACACTTTTGTGTTAAAATCATCCATTTCTACATGCAAAACAACTCCATTTCCACCCTACCCTGGACTCTGTTCTGTTCCTTCTTTTCATCCATTGTATTTACTAAATCTATTTTAGAGTTACTGTTTGTTAAAACTGTTATGTGAATTCAGTTTTTTCTTATTGGCTCATTGCGTATTCAATATCAGATGTGCTGCGATAATATTTTTTCCCTCTTGAGTTACAATCAGTAGGGCCATGAATTAAAGTCTAGATTCTTATACCCAATGACAAATACCTATGAATGTCTGCAGGTGATCTGCAACTGGAACTATTATGAGTTATTCCCAGTTATGCTggagtttttttcttgatctacCTTGTATTGTCttcttttcaaatgtgtttttgtaTTGAATTTAGTTGACTAGCTGGAAAATTGCAAAAATTATTTCCCCTCAAGTATGAAACCCTTGTGCATagctttaaataaaatcaaaagaaaattaagataTGCAGTTGCTATGTAAAGTTGAAGTCTCAATCTACATGTGACAACGAAAAATTACCTAGTTTATGCACAAGAAGGCCAGGTTGCACAATTTGAACAGGTTATTCAGCTGGCCATGTTAGATTATTAGTACTAATGGAAATTGCAATTTAAGTTGTGGATGAGTGAGGTACCAATATTTCCGCTGCTTAGTTTGGTCTGTATTCACACTGTCCTTGGCTGTAATCTTCTATAACTTTTGTAAGCAACCTTTGAAGCAGTACCCTTTTGATTAATCTAGTCTTACTTTAaacataattgtttttccttCCTTGAGAACTTAGTGGTAATGATCCTATTTGTTATGCTTTGGACAGACATCAAAGGAATACTTGGAAAAGCATATGTCAGAGGTTGAGAACAACCTGAGGGAACTTTTGCAGCAAGATCCAGCTCTTGCTCGTCAGATAATGTCCATGAGTGTAATGTAAATCTTGCTGTGACTGAAAGTGCATGTTAGTCATGTTCAATTTCTCATTTGAaaggatcataaaaaaaacttttgcgCAATTTCTAGCTTTCTTTGTCATGTAATTTCGTCTAACAAGACTTGCCCAGTTGCGTTGTTGTATGTTTGCATAGTTTTATTGGTTTGATAAGAATACTGCTCCATCTATCATTTCTACTTTATACCAGAACTTTGCAGTGATTCACTAAATTGTGACCAaccttaattattttgttaattttcctTGCCTTCCTGCTTCTGATATTAAATAAAGTTAGTTGCCCATTCACTTCACAATCACCCAAAATTTTCACGAATCCTGAATTGCCAGATAACTTACTGATACCATGTGTTGAAGAAACTGACTTTTGTAAGATGAAAGCCTTATTGGGGTGCAGGTCTCAGCCTCCATGAATGGAGCGGGCTTTGAAGATTATTCTCCATCCTTCAAATTTGCTCCGTATTGATGGTGGTCTTTACTGGTTTTGTTGATGTCGCAGTTAGGATTGGTCGACGGCCAGTTCGGTGTGTTGGTGGGGATATAAGCTATATTTTACGACACTTAGCACCGAGTGATACTTGTACAAAGGAGGAGAGAAATGACTGACTTTCCATCCAAGTCCTGCTCTTTTCTACTTCGTAagccaaagaaaaagaacataCATATTAGATGCCTGGTGGATATTGAGAGAAAAAATGGGGATGGAATGTCTAGTTTGCCTTGTTTTGGATCTAATAAAGCTAGGCTTAGACAAGATCCGAAAGGAAACCTGATGCAACAAACATGCTTGTAAATTTGCACAAGGCCTAGTCAAGGTCTCAGTAGGTTTGATCATCTAAACAAGAAACACAATATTGACAAGATCCACACTTTAGAAGAACACCAAACTCTAAAATACTCTAAACCCCAAATTAACCGTAAACAAAAACTCCTAAACAAAAAGCACAATATTGACAGGATTCTTTCATATTCGATGTTAACTTTCATCTAATTAGTAATCCTTCCCTGCTTCAATTTTCACCCATAGTTAACATATGAATATTAGTGATTGATCACAATTTTAACTTGTAGATATTTTTCttctaacaaatcaaaaaaatgagGGTAAGAAGTTATGTAAATACAATGTACAGAGGGGCCTCGATTTGGCTCTAAAAACATTACCATTGGTAATCATATGTTAGATAGAACAATTAAGCTCCCCTTGGTAGTCTGCATTCTGCATTTGATTACTCATGTACTCAAGCTTGTTGAAGAACTGGTATGGCTCCCTCCTTCGTTTAACAtagattaatttgatgtttctatttctatatttttggaTTCAGTGAAGGGCAGACATGTGATTGTTCTTGAAAAATCTTCCACTGGTCAAGTTAAAGGCAAATCCAAACACCTTGCAGATTTGGTAATGACCGTGAGGTTTTTCTATAACTTATGATCCAAAACATGGTTTATGGCTTTCTTCGTAGCACAGTGAGGAGCTGATGCAAGATAAAAGAGAGACGTAAGAGGGGACGAGTAAAAAGCCAAGAATTATAAGAAACTGAgctgaagaaaagaaagaaaaaagtttaagaaTAGAGGAAAATTGGGggttgaaaaacaaaagtacGTAACTCTTTTATTAATTCATCATCCActcattataatattaaaaaaattatatataaataataaaaccctAATCAAAATGTACTTAAAACCTACAAAGCAgtaaaaatctaacaaaaatccaataaaaaaattcaatgacttAAATTTGAATGTACTCAATCTCTTAACCAAAAGAATAATGAATTGGATTATCCTCCATTATTATAGATCATATGGATGTTTAAATCATGTCTTAGGTTTCATCTCCACCAACTCTTCCAATATTACTGGAGAAACTCAACCTTCTCGAGTGTAGTTTAAAGTATCTCTAATAATACCTTTAAATATTATAAGCTATAATTTTTgaataaccttaaaaaatatcagTAATAATCTGGTCTATTGTAAGTGTAGACTCAAGATAAGACATTGTATAATCAtgacacacatatatataatactagtttagggaagaaaattgaaattacaaataatttattgtaaGTAAAatcataatacaaaaataaaactaattattttatatttttcttcttaacatGGAGACTAATCAAGATCAGAATGCACAGAAAATCACAAACATGAAATGCTAAGCCTCAAAGtgtaaaaattaatcaaataatagtCATAGTTTTTCCAATTCTCTTGCAAGTTTTGAGATGAATAAAGAGAGCTAAATGATGAAAGAGGTTgaaaattttctatatattcTCCTGACTTCAGCTTTTGAACATTCCCAATGATTTGGCGAAGAGATATTGTCTAGTACGCTTTAACTTGACGCTTGTCTTtatttggttttagtttttttgaaggaaaaaaaattggatttcaatgtgtataatatatattatacatcactataaatatatatatctaaacTGGAGATTTTTACTTAGAGCTAGAGGAGCCGTGTACGCAATTATGCAATTAAGTAAAAATGTCCTCCTACAGAGATAGTAAGTTCTGCCTAATTTAGTTCTTCCATTTCTTGGGATTAGCAAAATTGCTTGAGACTTCCACGTATTTCTTTACTGGCATGATTGAACTACTATATCCAAAGTCGGGAACAAAAACTTCTGCAGTAAACAGATTGTCAAGAGGCCATCCTCTTGTCAATACCCTCTGAAGACGATTACTTTCTAACAATCCGTACACCTGAAGACTGAAGTTGCTTATTGCAAGCTGAAGAACGCAGGAAAATATGCAGTTTGTTGAGTGGATAATTGCATTTGCCAGAGCTCTAGGTTTCTCATATGCAGTTATTGTCACTAAAGCGTATACTTTGTAGGCCTTCTGCTGCTGCTTCCACTGTTAATGGGAGCAGTAGTGGTGGAACAGTCTCCCCTTCCAATATCAGGGGTGCATCTGGACTTCTCTAATACCTCCCCTGTCCTTCTGACCTGAATAATGTAGTGACAGAACGGAGACACAAAGACAGTGTGAGAGAGAAATAGACAGAGACTGTACAgggaacaaataataatcaaagctAGCAATAACTCATTGCATGTCTTTCATGCAGCCATAgaatttttcatgtcaaaattaAAGGGCAGATGTTCGAGAGCATGGACTGTGGATGCAGTTCATTTTGAAATTTCTCCACTTTCATGATATACAAGAACAGAACATCACGATGCATCGGATTCTTTCTCAATTAGAATAAGAATAGTAACTCCCAAGTGGTTTCCTTAAAGATGGTTTGTTAAAGTGATAAATGACGGGAAGCTTGAGTCAAATATCCTCTGGAAATAGATTGTAGTTCTCACAAAGAAATAATGGCTACTAACCCATATGATCCGGGAAAAGAAAGATTCGCCACTCAATGCCAGTGCTTTGTCTGCCGAGTGCTTGCTAGTAAAAGTAACATAGGCATACCTGAGAAACAAAGAtagcttattattattttaactaattggGATCGATAATTATGAAAGCAAAAAGTGCAACAAAGTCGCTTAGTCGATTTGTACGCTTTTTGTTTAATGCCAACTGTGTCAGTCAGTTTAATAACTCTATCGACAGCTCCACACTTAGCAAAGTAGGATATTAGGTCTTCTCTAGTTGCTGCAACATGCACCTGGTAAGTCACAGGAAAAGACGGTATGGTTACTTTGAATTAATCGAAATTGGGGAGAAGTGAAGAGAGGATGGAAGCAAGATCTACAAAGGAAactcttcatcattttttacatttttcacGACTACAGTTCTTGATTCATCCCCTTCGAGATGATAAATGGAACCTGCAAATAGCAAAAGTGACGTCCtgtttaaaatcatttattgcATATACGGATCCTTTAAAAATCAGCAACTTTTATGCCTTTCTGAAAAGGATGTTGCGAAGTTGTATAGATACTAGGTTTGATTCTGAAGCCCCCAACAGAATACTAATTAAAGTAATTATAAACAAACAATCAACTCAATTGAATGAAGCCTTCGGCTagcatcaatttaaaaaagaattcagTAGACAATAATTTACACGTTGACTCTAgcaaaaaagaagcaaattttGGCCAAGTTTAAATCACGATAGGTTCCAGTCTATTTGCTTGCACAGACAGCTTTAACATTTAGAAGTATCTAATTAATATATCTAGTCAATATGAACATTTGAGAGCCAAATAGCCTTTTACCATGGGATGCTGGAAGATGTTCAAATCAAAACTATCAAGACAAGTTTCTCACAGCCAAATCTGTGAAAAGCCATCTTAAAAAGTACTAAAGAATAAAgtcctttcccttttctttttctagcaAGGCCCTTTTACAACCAACAATCTTCACGCTATTAAGTTGGTCTAGATATCTTGTGTCAACaccaaatttttaattgattcacCCATTCAAGAATTCAAATACTCTTACCAGAATATTTTCATTTCTAACCTCGTGTGCAAGTCTTCCACATTGATTTCAGCATCCCCAATTTCTTAGCATTGAAGCTGTAAGTTTGTTCTTCACAAACTGCTTaaccaacaaaataataatgacaGATAATGAAAGTCTTCATGCAGCGTGTCATAACATAATAAAAGCTGCTCTTAATGGATTCCACAAGCTCTTAATTTAGGGTACTTTCAAAGGATCTTGAACATGCAAAGGATGACAAGTAACAGATGACTCATATTTCTAAAGCTTTTGTTTCCTATTCAACTCATAATAAATAGAAACTACTCCGATCAATCAGTCATAAGAGTTTAACCTAGAAAAATGATTATGACCTAAGATCATATGGTATCTAAACATAATTCATTTTCCACTTCTGGACAACGAAAATAAGAGAAGGTACACATCACAATATAACCAGAAGGAACACCCAATTCACCAAAAACGCAACAGTCATTGCAACTTACTGATTGATAAAGGTTGCTTGCATGAAGTTCTCTTACCAGATTTAGATgaactttgttcttttttctctacCTTCTTCGATTGGAGCTTAGCAATTTCCGTTTCAAGATGCTCCAGTCTTAGTTTCATATCCATCAGTTGctacataagaaaataaaaaatcagaagcACATTTCAGCTTCATAGAGGAACTCTTATTCTACCAGAAACTAGCTGATGATTTTCTTAGAATGAGCTCTTTTTCTTACATTGTGCACGGGCATGAGATTGGCAGTTGCATTGCTATTGTCCTTACAAGAAGGTTTCTCAGTCACAGGAGTACTATATGAAACTGCAGTCACAGGAGACTCCAAAATCTCCCCAGTCAATCTTTCTTTGGGCATTTTCTTTAACTTTGAACTAGTCGAAGCATTAGAGCTAGATGCATTACCCATTTTTTGGCTTTTCGGTGTTTCAGCTCCTGAAGAAACACTATTCTCACCCAGCACACCATTATCTTCTTCAGGCAACAATCTTCTCACCTTTTTAAGAAATTCTTCTTCCCAATCCATAGAATCGGAAACACCAGATTGATGAGAATTTATATCGCTGAATTGTCTCTTGTGACCATCTTTACTCGCTCCAGTCTTGATGTCAAAATTTTCTGACAATCTTCCACAGAATTTACGACCATGAAGAGAACGTGTTGAATGATTTCGTTCGGTACTTTCTCCATAACATTTAAATACGtcctctttgatcttttcaacgCCTTTCATGTCAGCATTTGCACAATTTCCACCTTCAGATAGCTTTCCCAGTCTGTCCCACACGTTACCATGCACCCTTGCACGCTGATGAAGTATTGTATCAGCTGCTGCCCTAGTGAAAAGCCTCCCTCCAGCAACCTTAGCCACATCAAGTTTCTTACACCGAAGGCTTCctacatgaaaacaaaaataacaccGAAGTTTGGatcagatgatgatgatgatgatgatgatgtttgcAGCTAACTGCGTTAGAGAGATTCCTACAGATTAACTGCAAATCATGTGCAGCCTTTGCATGCATG includes:
- the LOC118053418 gene encoding prefoldin subunit 1; translated protein: MADEANRTAFLELQGRMIETTSKFKQVQNQIRTKEGEKKRAFLTLEELRQVPDDTNTYKSIGRTFVLEPKSVLMSEQEQKLKDSETAISSLQTSKEYLEKHMSEVENNLRELLQQDPALARQIMSMSVM
- the LOC118053438 gene encoding uncharacterized protein; translation: MVDKSSLIKPSDDSKQLSEGVKCPDDDDLSSESLEEGELPRTHHESIKEFEESEIGYGDSLKCTSSRVEACSGDLGVGGEESTPDKKVYTRSLRCKKLDVAKVAGGRLFTRAAADTILHQRARVHGNVWDRLGKLSEGGNCANADMKGVEKIKEDVFKCYGESTERNHSTRSLHGRKFCGRLSENFDIKTGASKDGHKRQFSDINSHQSGVSDSMDWEEEFLKKVRRLLPEEDNGVLGENSVSSGAETPKSQKMGNASSSNASTSSKLKKMPKERLTGEILESPVTAVSYSTPVTEKPSCKDNSNATANLMPVHNVRKRAHSKKIIS